A region of Coccinella septempunctata chromosome 5, icCocSept1.1, whole genome shotgun sequence DNA encodes the following proteins:
- the LOC123313274 gene encoding E3 ubiquitin-protein ligase TM129, whose amino-acid sequence MEQDLIYSILYVLLCACIIYPPAEFVSAGFTIPVLFSKYLGSENESFVHFHLKRSSITLMTYSLLPFGYILTTILFGNLEMLELFTNSLYGNIYLTLSLMLPIAALYQVKIWTDNNYQEHPIAKSLSKFCNNDMNWRSVQTNIDIEFRRPEKMYTKTSPLSHIAITENWILKITPLTIHLAHQSDVTVTVKTSETYTLAPETYGEIQYLNIEVKSSRQGVDPFVIRINSENFQNLQNRLTRTINVMPHVKFHKNILERFVDVFKETIKDNPKYESNQAFENCMGCMENRPNIKIQKMCTEPVESSEPCTSCYCRPMWCVDCMAKWFASRQDHNTPSSWLSSKCTCPMCRAKFCLLDVCYLSSVDNED is encoded by the exons ATGGAGCAGGACTTaatatattcaattttatatgtTCTGCTTTGTGCTTGTATAATATATCCCCCTGCAGAATTCGTCAGTGCTGGTTTCACAATACCAGTTCTTTTCTCGAAGTATTTGGGATCCGAAAATGAGTCTTTTGTTCATTTCCATCTCAAACGTTCCTCGATAACGTTGATGACATACTCTTTACTTCCTTTCGGTTACATATTGACCACCATTCTATTTGGGAATTTGGAGATG CTCGAACTCTTCACAAATAGCCTTTATGGGAACATCTACCTTACTCTAAGTCTGATGTTACCAATTGCAGCATTATACCAAGTTAAAATTTGGACCGACAACAACTATCAGGAACACCCTATTGCGAAAAGCTTGAGCAAATTCTGCAACAACGATATGAATTGGAGAAGCGTCCAAACGAATATCGATATAGAATTTCGAAG GCCGGAGAAAATGTATACGAAAACTAGCCCGTTGTCCCATATTGCCATCACCGAGAACTGGATATTGAAAATAACACCCCTAACCATCCATCTTGCGCATCAATCCGATGTTACTGTTACCGTGAAGACGTCCGAGACCTATACCTTGGCCCCCGAAACCTACGGTGAAATTCAATACTTGAACATTGAAGTCAAATCGAGCCGTCAAGGAGTGGATCCTTTTGTCATAAgaataaattctgaaaatttccagAACTTGCAGAATAGACTGACGAGGACGATCAATGTCATGCCACATGTGAAGTTCCACAAGAATATTCTTGAGCGATTTGTGGACGTCTTCAAGGAAACGATAAAAGACAATCCGAAATATGAGTCGAATCAG GCTTTCGAGAATTGCATGGGGtgtatggaaaataggccgaacatcaaaatacaaaaaatgtGCACAGAGCCTGTGGAATCCTCCGAACCATGTACCTCTTGCTACTGCCGGCCAATGTGGTGTGTAGACTGCATGGCAAAGTGGTTTGCATCGAGGCAGGATCATAATACCCCATCCAGCTGGTTGTCCTCCAAGTGTACTTGTCCCATGTGCAGGGCAAAGTTCTGTTTATTGGACGTTTGCTACTTAAGTTCCGTTGATAATGAAGATTGA
- the LOC123314131 gene encoding uncharacterized protein LOC123314131, with protein sequence MTDNDHNTPNNVISRFKFPYIPHLSHRVSRLFKNLKNGCAYYNLSTTKRFFTQLKHKTPSTLESEVVYKIACQNCHKCYVGQTKQYLKERIRQHKRDCEDVANYNKTAVTHHQMTTGHKFDFDNVEILDREKNGYRRNISEMIQIRRNNTVNHREDVEHLSIIYSNLMDD encoded by the coding sequence ATGACTGACAACGACCACAACACTCCCAACAATGTGATCTCAAGGTTCAAGTTCCCGTATATACCACACCTATCCCATCGTGTTAGCAGACTattcaaaaatctaaaaaatGGATGCGCCTACTACAATTTAAGTACTACTAAAAGATTCTTTACTCAACTCAAGCACAAAACACCCAGTACACTTGAATCTGAAGTAGTATACAAGATAGCCTGCCAAAACTGTCACAAGTGCTACGTGGGTCAGACTAAACAATACCTGAAGGAAAGGATAAGACAACATAAGAGGGACTGTGAAGACGTGGCCAACTACAACAAAACAGCGGTTACACACCACCAGATGACTACCGGccacaagtttgattttgataaCGTAGAGATCCTAGATAGAGAGAAGAACGGATACAGAAGGAACATAAGCGAGATGATACAGATCAGACGCAACAACACCGTAAACCACCGAGAAGACGTTGAACACTTAAGTATCATCTACAGCAACTTAATGGATGACTAA
- the LOC123312814 gene encoding tyramine/octopamine receptor-like, producing MTTNVSNSSIPDDLLYNSQPSILDDSTKEFQKIALAILLSIVIVIVILGNTLVILAVITTRRLRTVTNCFVMSLAIADWLVGTCVMPPAVANALMGSWELGWILCDIWVSLDILLCTASILSLCAISVDRYLAVTQPLTYSRRRRSKRLALGMILIVWLSSALITCPPMFGWYEPGRHEDKTCRYNKNTGYVIFSAMGSFFIPMVVMLYVYMRISCVVAQRHDKLEHIDVHSKKNHKLVLQSREESDPDRGSSEGEEICLRTASLPQANERNYNYNDRRIKSFRSKTKSIRSTNSSFNEDKLSSSRGASFYKSTVTGSRSQPDSVNLDAGAILKFEPASRVSSFRRETKTAQTLSIVMGGFIACWLPFFIFYLLTPFMPSNDINALIMSYLTWLGWFNSGINPFIYAFYSPDFRIAFWRLTVKHFTKERKPDISFHK from the exons ATGACAACGAACGTCTCCAACTCGAGTATACCAGATGATCTCCTCTACAACAGCCAACCGTCTATCTTGGATGATTCAACTAAAGAATTCCAGAAGATAGCGCTTGCCATCCTTCTGAGCATAGTGATAGTTATAGTGATTTTGGGGAATACGCTGGTCATACTGGCGGTCATAACGACTAGGAGGTTGAGGACGGTGACGAATTGCTTCGTTATGTCCCTCGCCATCGCCGATTGGCTCGTTGGCACGTGTGTGATGCCTCCAGCTGTCGCCAATGCTCTCATGG GATCATGGGAGCTGGGATGGATTCTGTGCGATATATGGGTGTCTCTGGACATCCTTCTTTGTACGGCTTCCATCTTGAGTCTGTGTGCCATCAGCGTCGACCGTTATTTGGCCGTCACTCAGCCTCTGACGTACTCAAGACGGCGGAGATCCAAGAGATTGGCTCTGGGGATGATCTTGATAGTCTGGCTCAGCTCAGCGCTCATCACTTGTCCGCCAATGTTCGGATG GTATGAACCCGGACGACATGAAGACAAAACATGTAGATACAACAAGAATACCGGTTATGTAATCTTTTCTGCGATGGGTTCTTTCTTCATCCCCATGGTGGTGATGCTTTACGTTTACATGCGTATTTCATGCGTTGTGGCGCAGCGACATGACAAACTGGAACATATTGATGTCCACTCCAAG aaaaatcacaaATTAGTTTTACAATCGCGAGAGGAATCAGACCCGGACAGGGGATCATCAGAAGGTGAAGAAATATGTCTTAGGACAGCTAG TTTACCGCAAGCGAACGAAAGAAACTACAATTACAACGACAGGAGGATCAAATCCTTCAGGAGCAAAACCAAATCGATCAGATCCACCAACAGCTCGTTCAACGAGGACAAACTGTCATCTTCCAGAGGCGCCAGTTTCTACAAATCCACAGTGACCGGCTCCAGATCGCAGCCGGATTCCGTCAACTTGGACGCTGGCGCCATCTTGAAATTCGAACCGGCTTCCAGAGTGTCTTCCTTCAGGCGGGAGACCAAGACCGCCCAAACCCTGAGCATCGTTATGGGAGGTTTCATCGCCTGCTGGCTCCCTTTCTTCATCTTCTACCTCCTGACGCCCTTCATGCCGAGCAATGATATCAACGCGCTGATCATGTCTTATCTCACGTGGTTGGGGTGGTTCAATTCCGGGATAAACCCGTTCATTTACGCTTTTTACAGTCCGGATTTCAGGATAGCCTTCTGGAGACTGACAGTGAAGCATTTCACCAAGGAGAGAAAGCCAGACATCTCCTTCCATAAATGA
- the LOC123314132 gene encoding uncharacterized protein LOC123314132 has protein sequence MTDNDHNTPNNVISRFKFPYIPHLSHRVSRLFKNLKSGCAYYNLSTTKRFFTQLKHKTPSTLESEVVYKIACQNCHKCYVGQTKQYLKERIRQHKRDCEDVANYNKTAVTHHQMTTGHKFDFDNVEILDREKNGYRRNISEMIQIRRNNTVNHREDVEHLSIIYSNLMDD, from the coding sequence ATGACTGACAACGACCACAACACTCCCAACAATGTGATCTCAAGGTTCAAGTTCCCGTATATACCACACCTATCCCATCGTGTTAGCAGACTATTCAAAAATCTAAAAAGTGGATGCGCCTACTACAATTTAAGTACTACTAAAAGATTCTTTACTCAACTCAAGCACAAAACACCCAGTACACTTGAATCTGAAGTAGTATACAAGATAGCCTGCCAAAACTGTCACAAGTGCTACGTGGGTCAGACTAAACAATACCTGAAGGAAAGGATAAGACAACATAAGAGGGACTGTGAAGACGTGGCCAACTACAACAAAACAGCGGTTACACACCACCAGATGACTACCGGccacaagtttgattttgataaCGTAGAGATCCTAGATAGAGAGAAGAACGGATACAGAAGGAACATAAGCGAGATGATACAGATCAGACGCAACAACACCGTAAACCACCGAGAAGACGTTGAACACTTAAGTATCATCTACAGCAACTTAATGGATGACTAA